A stretch of DNA from Acidobacteriota bacterium:
CCGGGCTTCGCATACAACATCTCGACGGGCTGGGAGATGCAACCGTACCAACCGGCTATTTCAAGATCGAGTCCGCGCTAACAGTGAACTACGAAGCGACGGTCGTTTTGTCGCCAGAGGCGACCTTACGCGTAAAGTCGGTGAGCTCGACTCTTGGGCTTGTTGTCACGATCCTCGAGACGAACAACCGAGTCTCGGTGCCGATTAACATCAGTGGAGATGTGCGCAACCCGGAAGTCCAGGTGGACGTCAGCCGAATTTTCTAGTGGAGTGTAAACATGAAATTGCTAGTCCTGTACGGGCGGTCCGCCGTGGCCGCCCCTCTTTGCCGCGAATGATACGACTACGTGAGAAGGGGCGGCCACGGAGGACCGCCCGTACAGGACTCGCTGTTACTTCATTCAAAGGAGGAGTCCATGAGATACGCAGAAATAATCAACCAACACAAGGTGAACGTCTTCGTCGCGGGGATAGCGCTCACGGTGGCTGGTTCGATTGGATGTACCAATACCGGGACCGTCACCACGACGAACTCAAATGCAGCGGCGACCACCAACGCTAACACCGCTGCCCCGACCTCGCCTGCTTCCGCTCTCGAAGCACGGGAGCCCGAGCGTTACAGCCTGACGACGACCATCACCATCCAGCCGACCGGCAATGCGCCTCAGGCTAACATACCTCCGCTCCAGTTTTCGTTCGCGAAGTTAGGGACGGATCGTCGAATCTCATTCAAGGTGCCCGATCCAGTTGGCGAGGTGATCTATCTTGAAAAGGCGCCGCTCAAATATCTGATCTTTCCGGCTCGCAATCAGTATGTCGAACTCGATCCGAATGAACTCGGATTCCAGCTTGGCGAGGTGATGAGCCCTGCGTCGGCTATCCAGCGACTAAAGGAACGCGCGCAATACGAGCAAATGGGCACTGAAACGGTGAATGGCAGGACGGCCATCAAGTACCGGTTCAGAGGCGCGGCTGATACTCACACAAAGGCCGGCACGGCTCAGGCGGACAGCGTCGTTTATGTGGATCAGGAAACCGGGCTGCCTGTGCGCTCTGAAATTGAGACGACCACTTCAAGCGGCGCGGGCGCGCGAATCGTAACCGCTGCCGAGAGTCTGCAACTCTCTCCTGATCCATCATTGTTTGAGGTTCCCACAACGATGAAGAAGGTCACCTCAGCCGAATTGAAACAACAGGTCCAGGGTTTCGCCAATACCGTTCGAGTCCTTGCCGCATATCTCCGGCAGCAGGCGGCGCCCACGCCAGCCGCCGGCGGCCAACCTTCTTCAAGCTCGAATCCGGCGCCGGCAAACGGCAACGCCAACCGTAGATGATTGGGCGATCGCCGGCGAGCGAGACTTCGGTTTGCTCGAGAGACTCTATCTCTGGCGAACCGGAACTCGCATGCTGGACGGAAACTTTTTGCCGGTGTGGATCGTGAACTCCGATCGGAGGTTGTCATTAGCGCCCGGCGGTCTGAATGCGGGAAAGTCGATGTTCGAGACCCTGAGTCTGAGCGAGTGACCGGCTTGAAATACCCAGTCGTCTCCAAAGTCGTAAAACGAGGCGCGGCGCACTTCGCCCGGTGATAAGCCCAGCACCCGCATCGCACCGATCGTTACCTCAGTCTCGGTTCCGTCGGGAGCGACGTCGTAGGTTCGCACTATCAGATCGATATCAGACGATGTTGTGCTGCTGACGAAGAGGCTGAACTCGCTGAGACCGATCATCTCGGTTTGTACATCGAACGGCGCGAACGTGTACTGAAACTGACGAGGCGCCGTTGCAAGCGCTTCGGCGTGGCCGCTGAGCAGGTCACTCGTCGAGGGTATGTCGGCGCCGCGATGTGAGCTTCGAATGCGTTCGGGGCGAAAGATGCCGCCCGCCGTTTCCTGCTCGACCGGCCCCTTCTTCTTACGCGACAGGATCCCGCCGGGCTTCAGAAACAACGGGACTGAAGCGATATCATCCGATGGAAAATCCGTGTCGGTAAATGGAAGAGCTGAGAACGGGGCGGGAGCACTTATCACCTTAAGCGGGTCAGTCGGGCCGAAGCCGCGCAAGTAATGATCGAACCAGCGCAGGACCTCGGTCGCGATGTAGAGATCTTCACCTTCGAATTGGTTTCCTCCGGGCGGATGACCACGACGCCCCAGATAAATCCGCTTGGGCGCGGTGATCTGAGAAAACACATCCAGCACCTGGGAGGCGGGAAACAGATAATCGTCCCAGGATTGAATGATGAGAGTAGGAACCCGAGGCTGCTTCGACGACTCCAGAATATCTTGCCCGTTCTCGTTGCGCGCGGAGATCGAGCGCTCCCGAAGCGCTTTCCTGACGCTCCTGTCCGGGAGCCGGCCTTCCGCGGCGGCGTCCAACAAATCAAACTGAAGCTCGCTGTAGTTGAAGAAAGGAGCCTGGCCCACATGTCGTTTGAGGCCCGAGTTAAACTCCGCTATTCCCAGCCCGTATTTAATCGCGCCGTTCGGATAGAGGGCTTGCTCGAGATCAGTCCACCCCACGAGAGGCACCACCGCCGAGACGCGTGGATCAGAGGCGATCTGGAATGAATGTCCGCCTCCGTATGAACCGCCCAGCACTCCTACCTTGGCCACTCGCGGCCCGATTACGCGATCGGGGTCGGTGGTCAGCCAATCGATGACTCGACGCAAGTCATTCAGCTCATCCGGTCCGGCAAGTGTTGCCTGCCCTCCCGATTCACCATCGCCAAACCCGCGAGCGGTGTAAGAGAGCACGATGTAGCCGGCTGCCGCGATGTAGTAGGCGAGGTTGTCTTCGCCGGTTAGCCTGTGCCCGCCCCACCCATGGATGTAGACAGCCGCGGGCGCAAGCGGAAAAAAACGCGGCTGGTACAGCGTAGCAGCAAGCTTGATCGTTCCCGAACCGAAGGAGCCTGCGGGTACTTCTATGAAATGGGTGGAGACATCTACGAGCTCAATTGCATGAGCGCGAGAGGCAGAAGGCCCGCCAGGAACAATCAACAGAGCGGATATTACGACGAGGCTGAACAGCTTTGACTTCGACATCACGACACACTCTTCTCGCAATTCAGAATGGGCAGCCGCGACGCATGATTGATAGCAGGCCTTACTCTTCGGGTCAACTCGGTTGGGTAGTGTCCTAATCTTGTGTTGGTCGACTAGGACACTATCGGGCGACCGCGTA
This window harbors:
- a CDS encoding CocE/NonD family hydrolase, which gives rise to MSKSKLFSLVVISALLIVPGGPSASRAHAIELVDVSTHFIEVPAGSFGSGTIKLAATLYQPRFFPLAPAAVYIHGWGGHRLTGEDNLAYYIAAAGYIVLSYTARGFGDGESGGQATLAGPDELNDLRRVIDWLTTDPDRVIGPRVAKVGVLGGSYGGGHSFQIASDPRVSAVVPLVGWTDLEQALYPNGAIKYGLGIAEFNSGLKRHVGQAPFFNYSELQFDLLDAAAEGRLPDRSVRKALRERSISARNENGQDILESSKQPRVPTLIIQSWDDYLFPASQVLDVFSQITAPKRIYLGRRGHPPGGNQFEGEDLYIATEVLRWFDHYLRGFGPTDPLKVISAPAPFSALPFTDTDFPSDDIASVPLFLKPGGILSRKKKGPVEQETAGGIFRPERIRSSHRGADIPSTSDLLSGHAEALATAPRQFQYTFAPFDVQTEMIGLSEFSLFVSSTTSSDIDLIVRTYDVAPDGTETEVTIGAMRVLGLSPGEVRRASFYDFGDDWVFQAGHSLRLRVSNIDFPAFRPPGANDNLRSEFTIHTGKKFPSSMRVPVRQR